One stretch of Pigmentiphaga aceris DNA includes these proteins:
- a CDS encoding AraC family transcriptional regulator gives MKPAISIETQLEPVQALDRLSCLLDRFQVSARLFHTGALCGISTFEAQPGRGFFHVLRAGEMVVTHRQGTGLARRIEAREPTLFFYPQALTHRFHNAPKDGADFTCASVYFEGGANHPLVQALPPLIVLPLAKVPGLAGALTLLFEEADAVRCGHRLIADRLFEVVLLQLLRWLLDHGRESGIAIGLVSGLADPQLARALTAMHEHPEVSWTVESLADRAAMSRSAFASAFKKTVGVTPADYLTDWRLAIARKRLRQGQAVKAIAPALGYANASALSRVFAQRVGMSPREWLAQVESQEGESQDGESQDAMPGPTSIKT, from the coding sequence ATGAAGCCAGCCATCAGCATCGAGACGCAGCTTGAGCCCGTCCAGGCACTGGATCGCCTGTCCTGTCTGCTGGACCGCTTCCAGGTATCGGCAAGGCTTTTTCATACGGGCGCGCTCTGCGGCATCAGCACTTTCGAGGCACAACCCGGCAGGGGCTTCTTTCACGTGCTGCGGGCGGGCGAAATGGTGGTGACGCATCGCCAGGGAACCGGGCTTGCGCGTCGCATCGAAGCGCGTGAACCCACGCTGTTTTTCTACCCGCAGGCGCTTACCCACCGCTTCCACAACGCACCTAAAGACGGGGCCGATTTCACCTGCGCATCGGTGTATTTCGAAGGAGGTGCCAACCATCCGCTGGTGCAGGCATTACCGCCCTTGATCGTCCTGCCACTGGCCAAGGTACCGGGCTTGGCTGGCGCGCTCACGCTGCTGTTTGAAGAAGCAGACGCCGTGCGATGCGGGCACCGGCTGATCGCCGATCGGCTGTTTGAAGTGGTGTTGCTGCAGTTGTTGCGCTGGCTGCTCGACCACGGCCGGGAAAGCGGGATTGCCATCGGACTGGTGTCGGGCCTGGCCGATCCACAATTGGCCCGTGCATTGACTGCGATGCATGAACACCCGGAGGTGTCCTGGACGGTGGAATCGCTGGCAGACCGCGCCGCCATGTCGCGCAGCGCGTTTGCCAGCGCCTTCAAGAAAACCGTGGGCGTGACACCTGCCGACTACCTGACCGACTGGCGTCTGGCGATTGCCAGAAAGCGCCTGCGCCAGGGGCAGGCCGTCAAGGCGATAGCGCCTGCCCTGGGTTATGCCAACGCGTCGGCCCTGTCACGTGTGTTTGCGCAACGCGTGGGCATGTCGCCGCGCGAATGGCTCGCGCAAGTGGAAAGCCAGGAAGGGGAAAGTCAGGACGGGGAAAGCCAGGACGCGATGCCCGGCCCGACATCAATCAAAACGTGA
- a CDS encoding methyl-accepting chemotaxis protein codes for MAYINRVLENISVRTKLLLGFGLVLVLTLAISITGWWSITSLGVRGERMLDIATLNDLARDMRIARLSYTLTASTADANSVTEQLGKLDSHLAHSRSVFTSELSVPQLKQASEAVRRYRQDYADLVEGIKGREAARPAFTKHADTATAELQTLANRIASQDRSQGERDAITRAQSLLVQARAQVGEYAYTLNPEFEPLARAAIQQSGVSVRALDKLLVPSEPESVQAVQKSLDAFREVFGQFGDAQAAVEVTQFALDADMEKLFAASQRLAQIQAQERADDEQRAHGLLAVATGVVLLLGVLAALGITRMIVRPLMATLQRAEQVANGDLSHDVVVTRRDELGMLQASMQRMTLNLRDLIGGLRDGVVQLASSAEQLSAVTAQTSSGVNGQQQETDQLATAMGEMTAAVHEVARSAERASDAAVHANREAGEGNEVVVQAIGQIERLANEVVQSTVAMTDLKRESEKIGSVLDVIKAVAQQTNLLALNAAIEAARAGEAGRGFAVVADEVRSLAQRAKDSTEEIEQLIAGLQRGTLQVASSLESSRALTDSSVELARRAGVSLGSITRSVSTIESMNHQIATAAEQQSSVTEGINRSVTTVREISEQTSAASQETATSSVKLAQLGAHLQTMVGRFTF; via the coding sequence ATGGCTTATATAAATCGCGTGCTGGAAAATATCAGTGTTCGTACCAAGCTTCTTCTTGGTTTTGGTTTGGTGCTGGTACTCACCCTGGCAATTTCGATCACCGGGTGGTGGTCCATTACTTCTTTGGGCGTGCGCGGCGAGCGAATGCTCGACATTGCCACGCTGAACGATCTTGCGCGGGACATGCGCATTGCGCGTCTGTCCTACACCCTGACGGCCAGTACGGCCGATGCCAACAGCGTGACTGAACAACTGGGCAAGCTCGATAGTCACCTTGCGCACAGCCGGTCTGTCTTCACCTCGGAACTGAGCGTGCCTCAGCTCAAGCAGGCGTCTGAAGCGGTGCGTCGCTATCGCCAGGATTACGCTGATCTGGTCGAAGGCATCAAGGGTCGGGAGGCGGCCCGTCCGGCATTCACCAAGCATGCCGATACGGCCACCGCCGAACTTCAGACCTTGGCAAACCGGATTGCGTCGCAGGATCGCAGTCAAGGCGAGCGCGACGCCATCACCCGCGCGCAGTCCTTGCTGGTGCAGGCGCGCGCGCAGGTTGGCGAGTATGCATACACCTTGAATCCCGAGTTTGAACCGCTCGCCCGCGCGGCCATCCAGCAAAGCGGCGTCAGCGTGCGGGCCCTGGACAAGCTGCTGGTGCCGAGCGAGCCTGAAAGCGTTCAGGCCGTGCAGAAGTCGCTTGATGCGTTCCGCGAAGTATTCGGGCAATTCGGTGATGCGCAGGCTGCGGTCGAGGTAACGCAGTTTGCCCTTGATGCAGACATGGAAAAGCTCTTTGCCGCCAGCCAGCGGCTTGCCCAGATCCAGGCGCAGGAGCGCGCAGACGATGAGCAGCGCGCGCACGGCTTGCTGGCCGTCGCGACGGGCGTGGTGCTGCTGTTGGGCGTGCTTGCCGCACTGGGCATCACTCGCATGATCGTGCGGCCGTTGATGGCCACCTTGCAGCGTGCCGAGCAAGTCGCCAATGGCGACCTGAGCCACGACGTAGTGGTGACGCGTCGCGACGAGCTTGGCATGCTGCAGGCAAGCATGCAGCGCATGACCTTGAACCTGCGGGACTTGATTGGTGGCCTGCGTGATGGCGTTGTGCAGCTTGCCAGTTCGGCCGAGCAGCTGTCGGCCGTGACTGCGCAGACCAGTTCGGGTGTGAACGGCCAGCAGCAGGAAACCGATCAGCTGGCCACGGCCATGGGCGAGATGACGGCTGCGGTCCACGAGGTGGCCCGCAGTGCTGAGCGGGCCTCCGATGCAGCAGTTCATGCAAACCGAGAAGCGGGCGAGGGCAACGAGGTCGTGGTACAGGCGATCGGCCAGATCGAGCGGCTGGCGAACGAGGTGGTGCAATCGACGGTGGCCATGACCGACCTGAAGCGCGAAAGCGAGAAGATCGGCAGCGTGCTGGATGTGATCAAGGCTGTGGCGCAGCAAACCAATCTGCTGGCGCTCAATGCTGCCATCGAGGCCGCACGTGCCGGTGAGGCAGGTCGCGGTTTCGCGGTGGTGGCCGACGAGGTACGCAGCCTGGCGCAGCGTGCCAAGGATTCCACCGAGGAAATCGAACAGTTGATTGCCGGCTTGCAACGCGGCACCTTGCAGGTGGCAAGCAGCCTGGAAAGCAGCCGTGCCCTGACCGACAGCAGTGTCGAACTGGCGCGCCGGGCCGGGGTGTCGCTGGGCAGCATTACGCGTTCGGTGTCGACCATCGAGTCGATGAATCACCAGATTGCCACGGCGGCCGAGCAGCAGAGTTCGGTTACCGAGGGGATCAATCGCAGTGTGACCACAGTGCGGGAAATTTCCGAACAGACCTCGGCTGCCAGCCAGGAGACGGCAACGTCGAGCGTCAAGCTGGCTCAACTGGGCGCGCACCTGCAAACCATGGTGGGCAGGTTCACGTTTTGA